The Zea mays cultivar B73 chromosome 7, Zm-B73-REFERENCE-NAM-5.0, whole genome shotgun sequence DNA segment CTAGTTGAGGAAGAAAGGAGCATCTTGGAAATGATATTACACCATACAGAACCAAAACCAAGGTGCGTTAACACCTAAAGAAGGAAAGGCCACGAAACCGAATCAAAGACTTTACCAATATCCAATTTCAGAAGAATTCTAGGAACCCGCTGCTTCTGAACAGCCTTGGCCGTCTGCTGGACCAAAATGAAATTGTCATGGATGCATCTTCCTTTTATAAAAGCGCTTTGATTTGCTGACACTATCTCAGGAAGTCTGGAGGCCAATCTGTTAGCCAGAATCTTTGTAACAATTTTTGCAAAGCTGTGAATTAAACTGATGGGCCTGAAATCTTTGACTTCCAATGCTTCAGCTTTCTTGGGCAGTAGAGTCACATAAGCTGAGTTAAGGAGATGAAGTTTGGATACATCACCTTGTAGCACCCTATTTAACGCCTCCATAACATCCTCTTTGATGATTGGCCAAGATATTTTATAAAATTTTCCGGTGTATCCATCCGACCCTGGAGCTTTATCAGCAGGGAGAGTTTTAATTGCTGCCCAGACCTCCTCCATAGAGAAATTATGATCAAGAGCAGAAAGGTCCAGGGCAGGACGATGAAATTCTTCCAGATTTAAAGTTGACTCCCTGGGGGTTGTTGTCCCAAGTAACTTGTTATAGAAATCCCAGATTACCTCTTTCTTTTCCTGCTGCTCAGAAATTACTCTGTTATCGACCATCAGTTTTCCAATGAAGTTTTTCTTTTTCCTGTGTCTGGCGTGGTGATGAAAATAGGCAGTGTTGGCATCTCCTTCTTTCAGCCAGTGCAGTCCACTTCTTACTCGGGCAACAGTCCTTTCCAAGGAGGCTAAAGCCAAAGAGTGGTGCTTAAGGGAGCGACGTAGCCATTCCTCAGAGGGAGACAAATTCCTTACGTCACGAGCGATTTCCAGCCTGTGAAGGATCTCATTTGCCATCAGAATCTGCTGCTTAATGTTGCCCACTTTTTTCTGACTCCAGGCTTGAAGGTGTCGTGCAAGCCTTTTTAGCTTGTCATGGAACCGCTGCAAGGGGCAGCAGACTTCCAGAGGTTGTGACCAAGAGTTTTCCACCTCTTCCATGAACCCCTCTAATCTGATCCAGAAACTTTCAAAATGAAATCTTCTTTTTCCTTGGACGAGATCATGTAGCCCCAACAGTAATGGACAATGATCAGAAATCTGGGATGCAGAGCTCTGCAAGAGACAATTCGGAAACATGTCCTCCCAATCTGCTGTACAGAAAATCCGATCCATGCGAACCAAAGTAGGTGAGGCCCGTTCATTGGACCAGGTGAACTTCCTACCTGAAAGGGGCAGTTCCTTTAGAAGCAAGTCATTAAGCAGCCGCCTAAACCTTCCCATCATAGCTCTATCAAGATTGTCATTGCTCTTGTCCTCAGCTCTATATATAAGGTTGAAGTCCCCACCAATCATccactctaacatggtatcaaagACAAGAGGTCTCGAGTTCGGATCTTGGCAGAGGCTTTACTTATGTCTCCACCCATTTATTTTCACGTTTGCGCCTTTCTCTCTGGCTGCACGTAAGTGGGGGTGTTGAAGTGTATTAGTGGATTAACTACCTTCTCCCAtaagcttaagcttttgggttgaactagTTACTGCGTCCACTCTAACACTTAGTATTTCAGAAGATTCATATCAATCAAAACACAAGTGTGGTCATCATAGCAGCAATAAAGGTCATTCCCTCCCTGGTCGAGTTTTTTATAGCAGCAATAAAGTGGATTTGAATAGGGCAATGTGCATCACACTTCACTTGAGAACCACCAAATACTGTCTCCAAACTCTATGAAGGCATACATTTTTTTTGCAAATCAGATATAGACCATAGAAAAAGAGTCGAAGAAGAAACAAGTTCCCAGCTACCAATTAAAAACAATCACAATCGGCCTAGACTAACAAGCTTCAAGTGAAGACCTTTCCTTTTTCATCAAATAAATCACATCGGCAATGCAACAAACCGTTGTGAAAGCAATTTCCAAAAATGAAATCATCATGGTGACAAAATATCCACCAAAGATGGATCAAATCATAGAGGATAAAGAGGAGGTATAACCGGTGGACGAAAATCACTAAAACATGAGGATATGTTCTGCATCGTGCATGGAAAAGGGGCTAGCCACACTTCAAAAATATGCTCAAAATAAAGAAAAGCATCAAAGAAGTACAATAGGAAACAAAGACAATATCCAACTATTGGGAGAAGGCCTCTGGCCAAAGGTTCATACTAACAAAATCAATGTCTAGATATTTTCTTAGGATAAGGACATCAATCAAAGCAAAAGGCCATCTTCGAACGTTGGACAAGCTGAAGAAGACAGAAGCATAGCTTCGGCGTGATCGGAAAAAGCTTTAGAGAAGGAAAGCGAAGAGGGTCTCGAAGGTGAACAAAAGGCTTATATGGTATGTCAGGGTTGTAAAATAACATGATTGTACTCTCTCAATTACGAAGAGTTACTATGTAATAACTAAGTGGTAAAGCTGTAATTTCATACAAAGATGTATATTGGGTCATCCTATAAATAGACGAACAATGCCACTACTATAGGGGTCGGTCCTTTGCAAATCTCACATGTGGCATTCTTGTGTGCAGAGCTtctgaaggtataaatgtatggAAACATCCGTATTAAGCATAAGCCTATTTCATGCTCAAGCATTCATATTCATGTATATATGCGGAAAATTATGACCTCCAAAGGTTGTAATCAATCGAATGACATTGAATTCTTGAACGACAATCCTATTCCACACACTTATTGAAATAGCCAAAACTCCGTATATCTTGAGTCCATCTTGTGCCTTGGACCCTTGTATGTTGTTGTATATCTTCAATAAGTCTTTTAATGTCTTACTTGAGATGTGATAATTTCAATCACCACTTTGCCTTCGTCCAAGTCCACATACATCCTTTGAACTATATCCAAAACACTAGCAAGTAATATTAGAACAaatggttatgttgatcatcaaacaccaaaactaacTATCATATGAGCCTCGATCCATTTTCCTTGCATGACGAAAACGAAGTTGATCTCTTACTAACGATCTCCTCCAAACAAATGGTTCAAGGGAATCTTTGTCCATCAAAGACATGCCAAACCTAAGTGACTTGAATTCATTATCCACCAACTCCAACTCAAAAGCCTTAGCATCTACCAAATCTTCCTCGGATCTAGTCGAAGCCACAAAAGGAAGCTCCTCTGTACCAGACACCTTCACACAAGCGACGCTTGGGCACATTACACAAACTTAGAAAGAAATCAAACTTCACCCAAAGCTTCATTTCACGAACCAACAACAAGACATCTCGTTTAAGGGAACCGATAGCAAATAACGACCCATAGGTGTGGTATATATAGATGACTTCGATCAAAAGTAACTCTTCACCTTCATTTTATACTTGACTTCGGTCAAACTTGACCGTTAAAAACTTTGAAATTCACTTTTCACACTACAAGAACCAACTTCGACGCTCGGGAATGATAATTTCGCAAGAAGACCTTCGAAGCATTGCCCACgagaggctactgttggggatTTAACATCGTACAAACGCAATCCCCGATGTTTTGGAGTCATCAATCGCTTCCTCCTATTGGATGCTTGTTTTCAGAATTGGCTTCATACTGAGAAAAGACCAAGGATGAGACATGAAGCCATATCATTCCCATGCACCAAAGGATAGACGAAGCCTCAAGACCAATGAAGTCTCTCTGACGAAGACTCTCTCCCTCAAAGATCAAACGAAGTCATTGAGTGAACTTCGTTGAGAAGCCAAGTTAGAAAGGAAATAGGAGAAATTTGCTATTCACAGGACACGAAGCTCTGTCTATGAAGACTGTGTGGTGGCAGAACCATATAAAGCAAATGACTGAACTGTGCTTGCACGGACAAACAACTTTAACCAAACTAGTCAAGGGTATTTTAGATTTTGTATACACAATTAGTCAATTACAAACGCAAGAACATATATAAATACCCCTAAAATATATTGTTCACAGGCATAAAATCAATATCCAATAGAGCTTATTCttgcgattttggtgtttgagcaAATTCGTTTGCCCAGACTATTTAAAGTTTCCACCAACTAAAAACAGGAGGACAAAGTTACCGGTGGTTGATCTGAAGGGGTTCAGGCATGGTTCTTAAGGCGGTATGGCGAGACAAAGCATTGGACactgcctggacgcctaggcgaggtaggcgAGCAAGGCTCCTCGGATTGTTTGGGTGCCTAGACGCCTTTAAAACAGTGGGTTCAGGGTCAGATTGTCTAATGGTTAGTCGAAAAGGCTATTACTTTATTGCCTTTGGTTTCTAAGAAATCACTGTTAGTTTAATGACATTCACTTTCTGTTGTGCTAAGGCAAGCCTGCAGAAAAGTATTGGATGCATTGGGAATCACCACAAAAGAAGCAAACCAACCTCCTACGTGACTGCGACAACTATAGTACCACTCAAAATCAGAGAAGTGCAGGCAAAACTGTGAGCACATATAGTGGAATGGACTCACTTCAATTTCACCTGACTGGAATCATCAGTCAACAGCAAAAGATAACTCTCCTAGTTACCTGTACCTAAAAGAACAGCATATAATAAGAAAGCCTACTGGATCAGCACATCACCAATTTCTCAAGGCAACAAACTTATGGATTTAGTTACAAATGAATGCATTCCAATAATCATTTTCCATTTAGAAGATACGTGAGCAAAAGGTTTACAATGCAAGGTTTGATCATGCCCTAACAAAGGAAAAGAACAGAGGAGAGCAGGTCAATCTTTTCTTCATTTTCACCTGCTGCCTGTATATCCTTTAACTGTTATCTTGTTTCTCTATATCTATGCACCAAAAGTTTTCACATGTGTTGGCAACCATTGTTTAaatgctttaaaatgttgtttgaaAGAGATTGGCAGTGAAATTGGAGATGCAGATTGGTGGAACGTTTGAAGATTCAAATGCAGGGCAATGTAAAATCAGTAGTGCATACTTGCCTTTTGCTTGAAAAATCAGTAGTGCAATGTAAAAACAGTTTCATTGgactggatattagcatgttttGTTCAAGAAACATTCTGATGAAATATTCGTGTAACATTCATGCGAAAGATTTTAAGAGCAAAAGAGGATAAAAACATTTTCAAATCTCATGATTTACCAAGCAAAATTATCGAAAGCAACCTCAGAAGCCCACATTAGTTTTATGGAGCCAGCTCATTTGCGAAAAAGGTTTTCTGAAGCTGATTAATAAAACTATTAAACATCGCTTGAAGCATTTACAGAGCTCCATCAAAGAAGattcaattttagttcttgatagaAATTACAAATCACGATTGAGAACAATGTAAGATAAGAGTAGGGAACTATCATTATTGTATCTTTAACAGATTCTATCATCGCAATCCAGTTAATTCTAATCATGAAACTAAACAAAAGTTTGTTTCCTCTCATCCACATTTCTTATAACCAAATCAAGATCATGCAACCTTTACTAGATCAACTTAATGTACCTTTGTCAGGTTATGCAATTCCTGCTATATCTGGTAACGCCACAAAATTCTGGACCTGCCTGTTGCACATTTATCATGGTATGGAATTCATGCAATCAAGTTCAAGCCCTCTCCAACAATAAAGGTCTCATCATATAAACTGGGACCTTATAAACCAACCTAACTTAAGATATCAAATCATTCAAAAAATAAGATACCAGTTACCAGATCATTCATGAATTTTGTTACATTATGCAACTTCATGGCACTCAGCATGATGAGGACTGGCATTATCCTGAAGAACATAAACCCAAGCATGAGGGCTAGTCCTTGTAATTTTCCAACTAGCTATTTTCTATAGTACTGAACCATGCCATTTCTAGAGAATCTTTACTGAATTGCAATCAGAAAGTCTCACTACAATAACAGAAACTAAGGGAAATTGCATAAGGTAAAAGGAATAATGATGCATCATCAAAATCCCAGCAAAACAACAAGCTAACTTAGCTCAGTTGCAGAGAAACTTGGAAGCTTCACAGTGTTGGAGATGTGCTGTAATGTTTTCTCTCATCACTTTGCCATTAGGATCCACCTGCTCGCAGTTTTCTCGATTATAGCCAGTATCATGATGTTCGGGAAGTTGAACACTCGGAAGCAATTCATCATGGCAGTCTATGAGTATATTGTGAAGCAGACAGCAAACAAGAATTATACTTGGCAACTTGTTCTTGTCAGGCCTCCACATGACTTTGTGTAAGATCCTCCAGGATCCCTTCAGCCGCGCCAAGGCATTTGTTCCAAGCAGCCTTGCAGCTTTTTGGCGGGCATTAAAGTTTTGCAATGGGGCAGGCAGATGTTTTCCTTCGAATGGAGTCATAAGCCATGGGAGTAGAGGATAACATGAGTCACCAGCAATGTATTCCCTGATCTCTGCACCCTCTGCTGAAACTTTGACAGAGCCATTCAAACGTTCCCCAGCTTCACAGAGCTTGAAAAACCCAGAGCATTTCATCAGGCGTGAGAATGTCATGCTGCCAGGCCAACCAGTAACAATATCAATAAACCTCATCTGATCATCAACAATCCCTTGCAGGAACATACTGTAGTTCTTTGCATGATCACACCAATCTGCAGATGACTCGACAGCAGGAAGCGTCATGATTACGTGGGTGGCATCAACACCACCACAACAATTCGGAAGGCCATAAGCATCCTCCAGCACAGCTTTGATCTGCTCAAGTCTCTCTTGGCTTGGCCATGCCAGATGATACCTAGCCCTATCTTCCATCGACTCGATAAATCTCCATGTCACTTGTGAAACAGTAGACTGGCCCACACCAAAAGCAGTCCCTACTGACACCTGGGAATCACCGGACGCAAGCCTCCTCATGGCAATTGCCACTTGCTTCTCCACACTGAGCAGCCTCCCCTCAATGTTGATCAGTCCAGACGGTGGCCTTGAGATCAGATCTTCCCTAACAATGGAGCAGATGTAGTCAAAAGTCTTCCTTGAAGTCCTGAAGAAGTGCCTGAATGCTTCCCCCTCATCTGGAGGCACAGCATGCTCTGTCCAAAATAGAAAATCGAAATTTAACCACACACACAGCGAGACCAAGACCATTTCACATCGTAATCATTAGTACATTGCATGATTGCAAACTCCTGATTCCGCTCAAAATCAGCCATTCGTCAAGACTCAAAGACCAAGACTGCCCACCCCTAATCTTGGCACATCCACAGAGACCGGCCTCTGGTtcaccgaatcaactagccccccaAAATGAACAGCGCTAAAGCGCGGACCCACACCCATCTGGGAAAGCGGCGTGCCCGAATCAGCAagaggcgcggcggccgccgtaaTGCCCGGGTGGAGCGGCCGCCGTAATGCCCGGGTGGAGCGGCCGCCTGTGCAGATTTGGTCGAATGCACAAACGCGGGACGAGAATTCAAGGAAACGCCTCCGCTAGGGgacgagagagagagaagaaggcgTATGCATACCTAGCTCGACTTGCTTGTTCAGGAAAGCGTACCACCACTCGGTGTCGAGGGCGCGGAGCTCCGGCGGCAGCGCCGGCGGCGCGCCCCGCGCCCTGACAATCTTGAGCTTGCCATCCTTGGATTTCCGCTTCCCCTTCTTGGACTTCTTCACGGGAGGCATCTCCCAAACCCCACCCCGAAAACCCGGAACCTCTCCGCCCGCTCCGCTCCTGCTGCAGTCTGCGTTCGTCTCCCCTTCTGCCCCTCCTTTTATCATGCTCCTCCCCTCCAGATTACCTGCCATGGTGAATGACGgattttttttttcttctaaCTAAATCTTACCACCATGCCTTTAATTGCAGGTGGGACCATGAATTATGTAGGTCCACTTGTCATTGATCTTATTGGCAAATGTATAGCCGTGTACCCCTTATTTTTCATTTTTATATAGTTTATTAGTATGTAATAATATTATGATAATACTATTTTATATTCATCCCACCACCTCGGCTACATGAGACACGCCTTTGATCGTGATACAGTTGTAAGTGCATGTTTGAGAGAGCTTCTAAGCAACTCTGGCTCTTTACTTGAACCCTTCCAAAGACACGTTGAAAAACGGCTACAAAAATGGAGCTAGAGCCGTTTTAAGGTTGGGAGTCCGAGCCAGGAAAACCAGCTCCCAACGGCTCTCCGTTTCTCCATGCAGAGGAAGGTCCCCACACGTAGCCGCGTGGCCAGGGTGTCGCCAGGATGCGTAGCCACGCTCCTAGAGGTTTCCCAACGGCTCTCCGTTTCTCCATGCAGAGGGAGGTCCCCACACGTAGCCGCGTGGCCAGGGTGTCGCCAGGATGCGTAGCCACGCTTAGAGGTTTTCGTTCCATGTATGCACATGCATCTTTACTAGCAAGGCTACCGGGGCCCGACGTTGTTACGCTACACGAAGGCATCGACGCATCATCGCGGAGCACGCCATCGA contains these protein-coding regions:
- the LOC100273615 gene encoding Protein ANTAGONIST OF LIKE HETEROCHROMATIN PROTEIN 1-like (The RefSeq protein has 1 substitution compared to this genomic sequence), which codes for MPPVKKSKKGKRKSKDGKLKIVRARGAPPALPPELRALDTEWWYAFLNKQVELEHAVPPDEGEAFRHFFRTSRRTFDYICSIVREDLISRPPSGLINIEGRLLSVEKQVAIAMRRLASGDSQVSVGTAFGVGQSTVSQVTWRFIESMEDRARYHLAWPSQERLEQIKAVLEDAYGLPNCCGGVDATHVIMTLPAVESSADWCDHAKNYSMFLQGIVDDQMRFIDIVTGWPGSMTFSRLMKCSGFFKLCEAGERLNGSVKVSAEGAEIREYIAGDSCYPLLPWLMTPFEGKHLPAPLQNFNARQKAARLLGTNALARLKGSWRILHKVMWRPDKNKLPSIILVCCLLHNILIDCHDELLPSVQLPEHHDTGYNRENCEQVDPNGKVMRENITAHLQHCEASKFLCN